The genomic interval CACTATGTTTAAGGTCGTTTTTATCACCGTATCTTACTTGTAGTCGTCACTACATTCAACGCTATTATCATCAGTACCGCATCTCACTTATAATCGCCACTATCAATCCCGTTGTAATTACCGTATCTCATTTGTAGTTGCCACTATGTTCAAATTCATTATTATCATTGTATCTCACTTGTAGTCGTCACTACACTCAAAGTCACAATCCTCAGTATCAAATTTTACTTATAGTCGCCACTACATTTAATATTGATGTCATTAGCAAAgaacattattaaaattaatagaagaaagaaattaataaaactgtttgaatcaatttttttgattatatataaatatttgaaaaaatatatttttctttcacaAATATATTTAGgacttatatttatttatttaaataaatatataatttaacaaaatacataaataaaaaactacttaaaaacaaaagtcaaaactaaaagtaattaaaaacatacatatataaaaaaaactaattaaatttaaattcaaattatataaattattaaaataaaaaaaaaatctaaatataaaaaTCTGTCATTAGTAATACACACTACAAGACTCTAAAATCTTTATGTTAAGaacgaaaaatatatatttattacatttCAATTGcgctaaaattaaaaatcttaattGTTAACAGGAtcctatattattattattattttttttgataaatcaatgaATTGTATTGCACAAATATATTTACAACCTAAGAGCACCCAAATACAAGGGTCTCAATTTATACAATTTTATCTTTCCATCATTTTCATCTATGTTTTTACAATGAATTCTATCTATAAAGCAAAAAACCACTCTTTATCTACACTTGAGAGCTTCTTTGGGAGCAAGAAATGGACCCGTGTCCTTATATTCCATTTTACCTCCTCAACCATTTGGTTGGTGTCTATTTTTGCACCCTGCCATATAACAGAATTCCTCATTTTCCAGGCACTATAAACCATGGCAGCAGTCGCAACACAGTACACAGCTTTCTTAAATTTTGAAAGTTTTGCTCTTCCTATCCATTTGACAAGTTGTTGTACATTAGAGGCTAGAGCTTTTCATCCCAGCCAAGCCTTTATCTCCTTCAAACAGTAACCAGTTTCCCTGCAGGAAAAGAAAAGGTGCTGAATGTTCTCAGCTTGTTCTTCACATAGGCTACACTTCTCCTGCACCATGATACCCATTTTGATCAATCGATCCTTAGTCTTCAGCTTGTTCTTCACATAGGATCCTATATTATTGATTTAGTTACACACACTTCAGCTAGTCTTCAATTAATTTGAGACAATCACTACAACATTGAACACTAATAGCGGCGGACCTCTCCGCCGCTATTAGTGTCATTTCTGGCCGCTAAAGGTcaatagcggcggacctcggccgctattggcccgccgctattgcttggccgctattaatagtattagcggccaaaaaaggggtccgccgctaatactattaatagcggcgcagcaatagcggcgggaccccgccgctattgccctttGTCAGTTTCGTGTTTCGAGACTGACAGAGGGCAATAGCAgcggggtcccgccgctattgctccgccgctaataccccttagaataaaaaaaaaatatttaatatttataaaaatttatttatatattaatcttatatataaataaataattaattatttatacgaatatttaataaataaaatctaattaatataattaaaacaatttaataaatttattaataatttaaaattgtctctaaagtaattaactttaacatattaatcctaataaaatattgtctcaaaattaaactaaattattacaaaacataaataaattattcattaacatcttcattcaggtctctaattatgaagtcttgatctggattattttcggtacgagtccccgaaacccgtggcggagaaggcacataCGCTTGGTCTGATGATTAACCCAGCGTTAAATTACCGAGCTCAGCTTGGTTGAAAATGGGAGTTGAATAAAATTGGTTCTCCTGCgatgaactcccaaataatccaaaatcagCAAAGGTTGAGCCGAGCGGAGGAGACTCTGATGGTGTTCGGTACAAGAACTGATTTCCCAATGGCGGAGCAGACCGTCGACCAGGTGTCGCAAAACCccatcatcttttgattttccaGTATGATGCCATATCATGCTCTTCGCTGTAATCCTCGAACTATATAATCTTTTAAGCCGAGGTGTCAACGGAAAGTATCGCATGACTTTGCAAGGAACTTTTTTTGCTTTAGAGTTCTCGGAAGTAACCCAACGACTAGTTCCGCAAACTGGACAAGCCTCCTTGGATGCATTCTCCTTATAAAATAGGCAACAATTATACAAACAGACATGGATAGATTCATAACCCAAGCCTAATTTCTTCAATCTCTTTTTTGCCTCGTAGTAAGTTGGtggaatattattttccttCGGAAATGCAAACTTTAAAAGCTTCAACAATTCTTCAAAGATGTTATTAGGAATTTTTCCTCTAACTTTTAAATGCAATAGCTTTGCTAAAAAGTTGAGAGACGAAATCCAATCACAATCGGGATACAATTCAGCTTCAATTTCctcaaataaatcatcaaacTGAGGGTTTGTGGTTGGTTGTTCATCTTCTCCTTGTACATCCTCTGTTGTTGGGGGAAAGAAGTCTTCTAGAATAGGAATCATTTCATCCTCTGATTCAACATCGGCAACTGCTACATCATCGACAACATCCTCAGGCTCGCCGTGACAAATCCACTTCTCATATCCTTGCATGAAACCCCGATCAAATACGTGTGCTCTAACcctatctattttttcaaacctactATTTATACATCTCACACAAGGACATCGAATTCTTCCATCACAATCCTTATGTTCTGATGCCATTCCTAAAAAGGCTTGTAGACCATTCCAAAATTCATGGCAACCACGATTTCTGATTTTGGTCCAAGACTTATCGATTGTTGCCATCTACAATTTCGGCGACAAATAAAGTATTAAAAATTTGAATGTTTTATTAAGTGTTATGAAATATAACAAAGCTAtggtatatatttataagtataCCAAAGCATTGACATATTCTTTTcaacattaataaaattttatgaatattttatgaattagacacattaaaataaatttttttttattaaattataattaaaacttaaatttaaaaaatgaacaaattactctttaataacatttaatttttatgttatttattaatttatataaaaaaactccTAAACTTAGTTTCtagatttaaatatttattttttaaaacaacttATTAAAAGTTACTAAACTTATCTATTTTCCCTAATAaacttatttaaaaatttatataatttattacaatttaaactaattttttatttagtttataaaattaaaagtttatctttatcaaataaatttatattaaattataatttttaaattctatatttattctcaatttttataataataaaattataaaaacataaaattccattaacatattttttcttaaaaacttacaaaaaaatttaataatttaattacaatttttattaaaattaaaaaaattaattttatttaactttttaatttttaatattcaaatttttatgttatattatacttttttaatttttttcattatttttatttttctttatttaaaaaataataaattacaaaacttAACACCTAAAATTataccaaataattttttaactatccTAATTTTATTATGATAATACTACATATTGAACATAcccaataaaataaattaaatcaaataaaaattataatataacaacaaaaataaatactttcaattccacaaaataaattaaaaaagtaaaaaaattacaacaataaaataaatatataaattttacaaaatatatttatttagtatatacactcactaaaattatatatattaaatttacatatatataaacaaaaaaaaacatatattatatatataatatacaaaaaaaaaatacattatattttaaaaatataattcattaatatatacatatatatacagtgaaaatatatactaatataaaacaattaatatacaaataaaatatatatatccccaaataaaacataaaaaatatatatatacagtgaatatatatatatacagaaatatatatatacagttaatatataaacacataaaataataaataccc from Cannabis sativa cultivar Pink pepper isolate KNU-18-1 chromosome 4, ASM2916894v1, whole genome shotgun sequence carries:
- the LOC133036835 gene encoding uncharacterized protein LOC133036835; translated protein: MASEHKDCDGRIRCPCVRCINSRFEKIDRVRAHVFDRGFMQGYEKWICHGEPEDVVDDVAVADVESEDEMIPILEDFFPPTTEDVQGEDEQPTTNPQFDDLFEEIEAELYPDCDWISSLNFLAKLLHLKVRGKIPNNIFEELLKLLKFAFPKENNIPPTYYEAKKRLKKLGLGYESIHVCLYNCCLFYKENASKEACPVCGTSRWVTSENSKAKKVPCKVMRYFPLTPRLKRLYSSRITAKSMIWHHTGKSKDDGVLRHLVDGLLRHWEISSCTEHHQSLLRSAQPLLILDYLGVHRRRTNFIQLPFSTKLSSVI